TTTCCCCCACTCCTTAGATTGTATGATAAGGAGGTAACTTTTGATTAACCtgaaagacacatttttttcctcctttTGGTGAacaattgttttttctttttttggaatttgagtCATTGTGGATCTGTTTCCTACTGCCCAAGAATGGAAATAGTACAGTCTTTTTACTCTTTACAgcttattttgcaggtatacTGCACACCTTCGagtcaaatgttcagttttttcacacgttaactgttagcatgctagctttacaGCTCATTTTACAGGTGtaaacctcagagtcaaataatactttatgcatgctaacagttagcatgtatttttgttatttcacaatgttaacttttagcatgcttacattaccATGTTGGTATGCTAGCTTTATTTgataattttgcagatatacccTGAAGAGtcttatattttgttacttgacactatctggctagcgtgctaacggttagcatttcagttcggctttggcaTTCACATGGAATTTCTGGCGGAATTGCTTATCCTAGtttgttttttgccatttgtCATTTTGTATGAGGAGGTAACTTATTAGTAAACTGAGagacaaattaaaaacattttcctaTGTTTTTGTAATTTGATCCATTATGGAATGGATATAGTACGGTCTTTTTACTCTTTATAgcacattttgcaggtatacagtaCACTTGGGAGTCAAATATTTAGGTTTTTCACACATGAACTGTAAGgcatgttaactttagcatgctagctttttcagctCATTTCACAGGTGtaaacctcagagtcaaataatactttatgcatgctaacagttagcatgcattttGTTATTTCACAATGTTAACttgtagcatgcttacattacCACGTTAGTATGCTGGCTATAGTTGCTCATTTTGCAGATATACCCtgaagagtcatatattttgttacttgacactatctggctagcgtgctaacggttagcatttcagttcggctttgtCGTTCACATGGAATTTCTTATTGCTTATTCTAgtttgttttttgccattttggaTGAGGAGGTAACTTATTAGTAAACTGAGGGACTAGGTTCATTTGTTTTCCTATGTTTTTGTAATTTGACCCATTATGGAATGGATCTAGTACAGTGTTTTTACTGTTTATAGCTCATTTTTCAGGTATACAATACACTTGGGAGTCAAATATTTAGGTTTTTCACATGTTAACTGTTCATTttacagatatacacctcagagtcaaataatgTTTTATTTCAGACATGTTcacttttagcatgttaacattaactaGCGTTATTTGCTCATTTTGCACctaagagtaatatattttgttacttgtggacggtgtggcgcagttgggagagtggctgtgccagcaacctgagggttcctggttcaatccccaatccccaccttctaccatcctagtgacgtccgttgtgtccttgagcaagacacttcacccttgctcctgatgggtcctggttagcgccttgcatggcagttcccgccatcagtgtgtgatgtgtgtgtgtgtgtgtgaatgggtgaatgtggaaatagtgtcaaagcgctttgagttccttaaaaaaaaggtagaaaagtgctatacaagtataacccattaaccATTTACTTGACACTGTCTGGCTACCGTGCTCACAGTTATTTCAGTTTGGCATTTACTTGCCAATTCTGCCAAAATTGcttattttagtttgtttttgccttttgttaCCCTCACAAAAACGCAAATGGCCCAGATGCTTTACTTCACCCTCCATGAACCAGGATGTAGCCTGCTAGCTAAGAAGCAAACCACCACTTGTGGGTTGTTTACCACTTTTGTAGATTTTTTTGTCAACTTGTCAGAGGTTGTAAGTCAATGCACCAACCTGCTTTGACCAGCTTGACGGCACACTCTCCAGCAGAGACACCGTGCATGTCGCCTTCCGGCCCGATGCACAGAGAAGCAGCCACAGGCTTTCCGGTCGCCTTCAGCATCTCCACGGCCCATACAGCCTCCTCAACGTGCTCAAAGTACTGCAGGGGAACGAACATGAGACAGGAGAACTAAACCAAAACACGCAATTAAACAGTCTGGCGTACCTCAGCAATCAGGAAGTCCACGTTCTTCTTCATGAACACGTCCAGTTGCTTCTTGAAGATGGCCTTCACTTCGGTCTCGCTCTTGCAGCTCAGGTAGGACGGCGTCTGAGACACGCCTCCTGCCACCAAAGCGTCGCCCTCGTTGGCGACCTGGCGGGCCAGATCGCAGGCGGCTTCGTTGATCTGGGCACCCTGAAGGGTAGGAGAGCATGCGGGTGACGCAACAGTGCTTGTGCGGTCATGTTTTCATGCCCACCGTCAGTTTCAGGCTCTGGCCCCTGTTCTCCAGCTTGTCGTCGCTGGCGTAGAAGGTGAAGGTCTGCATGACATTGGCCCCCGCCCTCAGAAACTCCCTGTGCAGCTGGCGCACTGAAAGCAAACAAGACTGCGTCAGAAGACAAACAAAAGGACGTGCCGTGTAAAATCGAGTGAGATCCAATCCACCTGCTTCGGGGTGCTCGGCGGCGGCCTCGGGGGTCCAGGGACCTGCCTTCACGTAGCCTCTTTTCTCCAGGGCGAAGACGAAGCCGCCATCGCCAATCACGACTTCGCCAGCGTTGAGACGCTCCAAGATTCCCTGAAATGAACGATTGAACCATGTTTACAAATAAACCCAACCAGATTTAGTATGGGGTCGAAGTATAATACTTGGAATAAACATTAGTATATTCCTTTGCATTGAAGCAGCACCGACAACAACTTTCTATTTTAAAGTGCAATAGTCGACAAAAAAGCCATACTTTTTGTATCTTTGACAATTGCAAAATACTCAACGAAAATGACAttacatgataaaaaaaaaaacctttccaTCAAGCTCGTCATAATATAATGTCATTGCTTTTAAAATCCATAGAAACAAAACCAATGCAATGTCCTCAATTCTTCATTAAAAAGTTCACACTACATTTTAATGGGTGCAAACATTTTGATCTGCATGTGCCTTAAAGAACtaatcaaaacaaattttttgcatGTTTAGCGCCATAAAGCCTTATTTCTATGTCCCGCTGTTTACCTTCTTTGTTGGTGCCATATTCCCAGAGCTGCAAGGACCCCTGACTGCTCAGACTTTGAGGTTGAAACAGACATTCAAATTGGCCAAAGCGCCTCTTTAAATGCGCTCCAAGCAGGGGAGGGGTCTACGCCAGAGACACTCTGATTGGCAAAGCCTGGGTTACACAACCGGCTGTCCCCTCTCACCTTTAGAGATGAATGAGAGTCTTGTCAAGTGTGCGTTACTAGCTCAGTCCAGATTAATTGCATTGTTTTTCTGTGGTTTTGTATGCGTCTCAGTTTACTCTTGCAAATATGCTGACTAGACACATTGACAAGATGCTTTATGCGCCACAACAACAGACCTTGCTTTGAGTGATCATTTCCCAATCAATTAGTGTGTGCCCTCAATAATTAATAGACTCGGAATGGTCTCGTAGAACTCTAAACTAGATGGTGAATTATTAAACCTTGTCTTGTGTGTTTTCACTATTTGCAGTCCTCGGAActcaaaagttaaaaagttacatAAAAAGTTGCAGACCAAATATCATCAAAATCTGTTCATTGAAAGGCCTGATTCAGGTCTAGATCCAAAGTCTGTTTGTCCGCCTGtcatatggaagttatatatccAATTGCAAATAATTACCGtatctttcggagtataagtcgcaccagagtataagtcgcacctgccaaaaatgcataataaagaaggaaaaaaacatatataaatcgcactggagtataagtcgcattttttggggaaatttagttgataaaacccaacaccaagaatagacatttgaaaggcaatttaaaatagataaaaaatagtgaacaacaggctgaataagtgtacgttatatgaggcataaataaccaactgataacgtgcctggtatgttaacgtaacatattatggtaagagtcattcaaataactataacatatagaacatgctatacgtttaccaaacaatctgtcactcctaatcgctaaatcccatgaaatcttataagtctagtctcttacgtgaatgagctaaataatattatttgatattttacggtaatgtgttaatcatttcacacataagtcgctctgagtataagtcgcacccccgcccaaactatgaaaaaaaactgcgacttatagtccgaaaaatacggtacacattttttggattttgtatgtgataaaaaaaaaaaaacacgatctagagcacgggtgtcaaattaattttagcccaggggccgcatggaggaaaatctgtgcacacgcgggtcgGACTATTAAAATTAtggcattaaaagaaaaaaaagacaacttcagattgtcttctttgtcttactttggctaaaaatagaacaaacacattctgaaaatattacaataaaaatatagaaaaaataccggcagcggtaaagtttagatccatgaaggaaagaagaaagtgaatgcatgtttataactgaatacatatgcatgaaaaaaaatgttttcttttgtattatttttctaattatttaagtaacatttatgacaacctttttccaaaacacaatatagaatgtgagatatagcaggataatgcatacatttatcatttgttttcaaaacgatggagtattggtgcgtgcaaaacagcagcaggcggccgtGGCCTGGGGGCCGGTTctgatactaatcaaatatcatcccgggggccatagataattaatttgtgggccggatctggcccgtgggccttgactttgacaccactgatcTAGAGCATGGGTCTGAAACCGGCGGACCACGTGACATTTGAAGCTCACAGGCCCATTTTTGGTGGCCCTCTACTTAACTTCATAGTTAGTCCGAGCACCTTGACGCCTAGTTAAATAGATTATggcagtggttgtcaaacttttttcaccaagtaccgtcTCAGAAAactcttggctctccaagtacgacCATAATAACCAGTATGACAATACATTATCGTAGTAGGCCCAGGTATTCATTAAGaataaggcagaggttttatttagcaagtatattgtaacattacacacagtttgaacagtaacactgtgtttgaatatacggAAATAAGACTGGTacactgcgataaggtggcgacttgtctagggtgtaccccgccttccgcccgaatgcagctgagataggctccagcgaccccccgttgccccaaaagggacaagcgttagaaaatggatgaatggatggaagacTGGTacattacaatatttatttatgcgaTTTTTTTGGCATACCACAGTTTGATAATCACTGGATTATGGCAACCTTAAATCCCACTAGACAGAACACTAACTACAATAACACAATAATGACAGCACCACAAACACACATTcggcaacacaaagagcaacatGCTGTAAGCAAGTGTTTCTTAACTATAGGGCTGGGGCCCATTcttgggccgcgagcgccccctaaGGGGATACCAAAAaaatttgtttctcagctgttgtcCTTATGGGctgcagtggtactcagttgtagtacactttttcaccacttgtagcagtaatgacaatctcaaacaaacagaagaagtctgaagctaaagtccatccatccatccaaccattttctaccgcttgtccctatcagggtcgcggggggtcgctggagcctatctcagctgcatttgggcggaaggccgggtgcaccctggacaagtcgccacctcatcgaagggccaacacagatagacagttgattggcaacactaaattggccctagtgtgtgaatgtgaagctaaagtccatccatccatccattttctaccgcttttcccttttggggtcgcgggggggtgctggagcctatctcagctgcatttgggcggaaggcggggtacaccctggacaagtcgccacctcatcgcagggccaacacagatagacagttgattggcaacactaaattggccctagtgagtgaatgtgaagCTAAAGTCACATTACTTAAATCAAGTTTTAAATTTACtaagcgcaaaaaaatatgactaaattggtgaagctgtAGTTTCATATGGACTCTAACTCTATTGACAGTTTAGtagagaaacatattcattattaatttagtttattaattTTAGCACATGTGTACATTTATTTTGTGTGACAATATTTGTGTGGGCCGCAGGTCCCTCTGTAGTGGGGAACTCAGTTTCAAAATATAAAATCTTTACATTGAATTCTACAATCATGATGACTTGAGGCCCACCATAGATCTGGGTGACTATAGTTGCTGGTAGAAGTAGTTAAATGTAGTCAAGTGTTCAAAATAGTATTATCAAATGAATACTTTGTgcagcccagcctcacccagactctacctccagtggcccccagggtAAATTGAGTTtaagacccctgatctagagtctGTATTCAgattataataaaaaatgtgttaatccaaattagggttgtacagtatactggtattagtatagtaccacgatcatgaatcatattcggtactataccgcctctgaaaagtacagtgtggggaggcggggccggcagaccgacagcgaggcgtgcCCCGCCGGAGTCcgttccaagatggcggcgaggaggcgtggccggcagtccaacagggaggcagggcacaccggagcccgctccaagatggcggcgaggaggcgtggacgacgagcgagcagcgaggcagggcgcgccgggagcgacgccgcaatcaggacaaggtgcgtggatcgcgcagCTGCGGACAACATAATTATCCTCTCGCACCGTATAAAAGGGCGGGAGACGTAAACGTTGGGAAGAGAAACGGAGTGAGGAGAAAGAGCCAACAGGAAGCTGATGCTGAGTGAGAGCGACGAAGagcacgcgaacgacggcgacgcacACAGTTGGGAAGCTGGAGCGGAGGAGTGAGGAGAGAGAGACTGAGAGCGCAAGGGAGACGACACCGTGACGCTGAAAAGCGAACGGCAGAGCGAGCAGGTGGAggcggagctgaaaagcgaccgacCGACGACGAagatttgttgaaaaataaaaaagtctAAACCTGCCCGCAAGATGTCATTCCTTGATGGTCCTTGGAACCCACCCAACAGCTTGTGACTGTCACATACGGTCCGCCACCAAACATTTTTTGGCATCatagcattttatttttttattttttttatctatattttgtttataaacccaggaaatatgtccctggacacatgaggactttgaatatgaccaatatatgatcctgtaactacttggtatcggattgatacccacataataacaacagaagaataaatgattacgacattttaacagaagtgtagatagaacatgttaaaagagaaagaaagcagatattaacagtaaacgaataagtagattaataattcattttctaccacttgtccttaataattttgacaaaataatagaatggaaaatgacacaatatgttactgcatatgtcagcagactaaattaggagcctttgtttggttacttactaataaaagacatgttgtcttgtatgttcactattttatttaaggacaaacttgcaataagaaatatgtttaatgtactgtacgattgttttgttaaattaaagccaataatgcaattttttgtgtccatccatccatccatcttcttctgcttatccgaggtcgggtcgcggggacagcaacctaagcaggaaagcccagacttccctctccccaaccacttcgtccagctcttcccgggggatcccgaggtgttcccaggccagccgggagacatagtcttcccaacgtgtcctgggtctgccccgtggcctcctaccggtcggacgtgccctaaacacctccctagggaggcgttcgagtggcatcctgaccagatgcccgaaccacctcatctggctcctctcgatgtggaggagcagcggctttactttgagctcctcccggatggcagagcttctcaccctatctctaagggagagccctgccacccggcggaggaaactcatttcggccgcttgtacccgtgatcttgtcctttcggtcataacccaaagctcatgaccgtaggtgagaatgggaacgtagatcgaccggtaaattgagagctttgccttccggctcagctccttcttcaccacaacggatcgatacagcgtccgcattactgaagacgccgcaccgatccgcctgtcgatctcacgatccactcttcccccactcgtgaacaagactccgaggtacttgaactcctccacttggggcagggtcttctccgcaacccggagatggcactccacctttttccgggcgagaaccatggactcggacttggaggtgctgattctcatcccagtcgcttcacactcagctacgaaccgatccagcgagagctgaagatcctggccagataaagccatcagtaccacatcatctgcaaaaagcagagacctaatcctgcagccaccaaaccggatcccctcaacgccttgactgcgcctagaaattctgtccataaaagttatgaacagaatcggtgacaaagggcagccttggcggagtccaaccctcactggaaacgtatccgacttactgccggcaatgcggaccaagctctgacactgatcatacagggagcggaccgccacaatcagacagtccgataccccatactctctgagcactccccacaggacttcccgagggacacggtcgaatgccttctccaagtccacaaagcacatgtagactggttgggcaaactcccatgcaccctcaaggaccctgccgagagtatagagctggtccacagttccacgaccaggacgaaaaccacactgttcttcctgaatccgaggttcaactatccagcgtagcctcctctccagtacacctgaatagaccttaccgggaaggctgaggagtgtgatcccacgatagttagaacacaccctccggtgtgttctaactatctgtTCTGTGTGCGTTCTAAGGGGAccacaattttttgtggtcccctttatttagaaaagtaccgaaaaatattgaaataattttggtgccggtaccaaaatattggtatcgggacaacactgatCCAAATCTTTTTGGTTATGTCTCTGTTTTCAAGACCATTATTAAACATATCAATATGGCTCACACGTTTCTACAATgtgataacaatattactaatacttggttaatattcaaat
The sequence above is drawn from the Nerophis lumbriciformis linkage group LG33, RoL_Nlum_v2.1, whole genome shotgun sequence genome and encodes:
- the LOC133575662 gene encoding betaine--homocysteine S-methyltransferase 1-like, with the protein product MAPTKKGILERLNAGEVVIGDGGFVFALEKRGYVKAGPWTPEAAAEHPEAVRQLHREFLRAGANVMQTFTFYASDDKLENRGQSLKLTGAQINEAACDLARQVANEGDALVAGGVSQTPSYLSCKSETEVKAIFKKQLDVFMKKNVDFLIAEYFEHVEEAVWAVEMLKATGKPVAASLCIGPEGDMHGVSAGECAVKLVKAGAQIVGVNCHFDPLTCVKAVKMMKEAVEKAGLKAHYMVQPLAFHTPDCNCQGFIDLPEFPFGLEPRILTRWDMHQYAREAYNAGIRFIGGCCGYEPYHIRAVAEELAVERGLLPPGSEKHGMWGAGLEMHTKPWVRARARRDYWENLKPASGRPLCPSMSNPDSWGITKGDTGLMQQKEATSQQQLKELFARTKSN